A genomic segment from Streptomyces antibioticus encodes:
- a CDS encoding GTP-binding protein: protein MSYDRLDRLPVTVLSGFLGAGKTTLLHHVLTNREGLRVAVIVNDMSEVNIDAALVRGGEAALSRTEERLVEMTNGCICCTLRDDLLEEVGRLAREGRFDYLLVESSGISEPMPVAATFAFARDDGVRLSDVARLDTMVTVVDAASFLTELALGDELVERGLDQYEGDERTVSDLLMDQIEFADVIVLNKLDLVDADAAERLQAALTRLNPAARIVRAVHGRVRVGDVVGTGLFDLERAQQAPGWVMELNGDHVPETEEYGVSSTVFRAEVPFHPERLWTFVTSRLDSGVYGQILRSKGFFTLGSRPHVTGLWSQAGSVARFEPSAARGEGSSGGQELVFIGTQLDADALQSALTDCLMADGEALPSADPFPAWETSGIDDTCEQEHPVLVAARP, encoded by the coding sequence ATGTCCTACGACCGGCTCGACCGCCTGCCCGTCACCGTCCTGTCCGGTTTCCTCGGCGCCGGCAAGACCACCCTGCTCCACCACGTCTTGACCAACCGTGAGGGGCTGCGTGTCGCCGTCATCGTCAACGACATGAGCGAGGTCAACATCGACGCCGCCCTGGTGCGCGGCGGCGAAGCGGCCCTGTCCCGCACCGAGGAACGTCTGGTCGAGATGACCAACGGCTGTATCTGCTGCACTCTGCGCGACGACCTGCTGGAGGAGGTCGGCCGGCTGGCCCGCGAAGGCCGGTTCGACTACCTGCTGGTCGAGTCGTCCGGCATCTCCGAGCCCATGCCGGTGGCCGCCACGTTCGCGTTCGCCCGCGACGACGGCGTGAGACTGAGCGACGTCGCCCGGCTGGACACCATGGTCACGGTCGTCGACGCGGCGAGCTTCCTGACCGAACTCGCCCTTGGGGATGAGCTGGTGGAGCGTGGCCTCGACCAGTACGAGGGCGACGAACGCACCGTCAGCGACCTGCTGATGGATCAGATCGAGTTCGCCGACGTCATCGTGCTCAACAAGCTCGACCTCGTCGACGCCGATGCGGCCGAACGGCTTCAGGCGGCCCTCACCCGCCTCAACCCGGCGGCGCGGATCGTCCGCGCGGTCCACGGCCGCGTTCGGGTCGGCGACGTCGTGGGCACCGGGCTGTTCGACCTGGAGCGGGCCCAACAGGCCCCGGGCTGGGTCATGGAGCTCAACGGCGACCACGTACCCGAGACCGAGGAGTACGGCGTCTCCTCCACCGTCTTCCGCGCCGAAGTACCCTTCCATCCCGAGCGGCTGTGGACGTTCGTGACCTCGCGGCTGGACAGCGGCGTCTACGGACAGATCCTGCGTTCCAAGGGGTTCTTCACCCTTGGCAGCCGCCCGCACGTGACAGGGCTGTGGTCGCAGGCCGGGTCCGTGGCCCGCTTCGAACCGTCCGCCGCCCGCGGTGAGGGCAGCTCCGGCGGTCAGGAACTGGTGTTCATCGGAACCCAGTTGGACGCGGACGCCCTGCAATCGGCCCTGACCGACTGCCTCATGGCCGACGGCGAGGCCCTGCCCTCGGCCGATCCGTTCCCGGCCTGGGAGACTTCGGGCATCGACGACACCTGCGAACAGGAGCACCCCGTGCTCGTCGCCGCCCGGCCCTGA
- the rpmF gene encoding 50S ribosomal protein L32 produces MAVPKRKMSRSNTRHRRAQWKAGTPQLVPVTVDGVSYLVPQRLAKAYERGLLRPEG; encoded by the coding sequence ATGGCCGTGCCCAAACGCAAGATGTCGCGCAGCAACACCCGTCACCGTCGCGCCCAGTGGAAGGCCGGCACGCCGCAGCTCGTGCCGGTCACCGTGGACGGCGTGTCCTACCTGGTCCCCCAGCGGCTGGCGAAGGCGTACGAGCGCGGCCTGTTGCGTCCCGAAGGCTGA
- a CDS encoding SPFH domain-containing protein, with protein sequence MDPLVVPLLVVALVVVVLVASAVRIVPQARRYNIERFGRYRRTLQPGLNVVVPLADRVNTKLDVREQVYSSDPRPVITEDNLVVNIDTVLYYQITDPRAAAYEVADYLQAIDQLTVTTLRNVIGSMDLEETLTSREEINSRLRAVLDDATGKWGIRVNRVEIKAIDPPATIKEAMEKQMRAERDKRAAILHAEGERQAKILTAEGTKQKDILEAQGTQQAMILRADGEAKAVELVFQAVHRNNADPKVLAYKYLETLPHLASSDNNTFWVIPGELTEAVRTVTRAFGDQATPAPPTPGQPDEAAPADDAPQESGVPELEAGSTVALDAAAAADEAGKQAAAAVSDAKAEAAAAMSSQVPRRGQTSDE encoded by the coding sequence GTGGATCCACTTGTCGTCCCTCTTCTCGTGGTGGCCCTCGTCGTGGTCGTCCTCGTGGCGTCCGCCGTGCGGATCGTCCCGCAGGCGCGGCGCTACAACATCGAGCGGTTCGGCCGGTACCGCCGGACGCTGCAACCCGGCCTGAACGTCGTCGTACCGCTGGCGGACCGCGTCAACACCAAGCTCGACGTGCGCGAGCAGGTCTATTCGTCCGACCCCAGGCCGGTGATCACCGAGGACAACCTCGTGGTGAACATCGACACCGTGCTCTACTACCAGATCACCGACCCCCGGGCCGCGGCCTACGAGGTCGCCGACTACCTCCAGGCGATCGACCAGCTCACCGTGACGACGCTGCGCAACGTCATCGGCAGCATGGACCTGGAGGAGACGCTCACCTCGCGCGAGGAGATCAACTCCCGGCTCCGCGCAGTCCTCGACGACGCCACGGGCAAGTGGGGCATCCGGGTCAACCGCGTCGAGATCAAGGCCATCGATCCTCCGGCCACCATCAAGGAGGCGATGGAGAAGCAGATGCGGGCCGAGCGCGACAAGCGCGCGGCCATCCTGCACGCCGAAGGGGAACGCCAAGCCAAGATCCTCACCGCGGAGGGCACGAAGCAGAAGGACATCCTGGAGGCGCAGGGCACACAACAGGCCATGATCCTGCGTGCGGACGGCGAGGCCAAGGCGGTGGAGCTGGTCTTCCAGGCCGTCCATCGCAACAACGCCGACCCGAAGGTGCTGGCCTACAAGTACCTCGAGACGCTCCCCCATCTGGCGAGCAGCGACAACAACACGTTCTGGGTGATCCCGGGGGAGCTGACCGAGGCGGTGCGGACCGTCACCCGCGCGTTCGGTGATCAGGCGACGCCGGCTCCGCCCACGCCCGGGCAGCCTGACGAAGCGGCCCCTGCCGACGACGCCCCGCAGGAGAGCGGGGTTCCGGAGCTCGAAGCGGGCTCGACGGTTGCGCTCGACGCCGCGGCCGCCGCCGACGAGGCCGGGAAACAGGCCGCCGCCGCGGTGAGCGACGCCAAGGCGGAGGCCGCGGCGGCGATGTCGTCCCAGGTGCCTCGGCGGGGGCAGACGTCGGACGAGTGA
- a CDS encoding NfeD family protein, which translates to MPWFVWLLAAGVLGAAEFFTLTLVFGLLAGAALVAAVVAGAGIGAAGQIAAFGAVTAAGLLLVRPVALRHMARQPLTREGTDALIGRRAEVMQEVTATHGLIKLSGEEWSARALDETLVIPVGAFVDVMEIDGATAIVYPRELLP; encoded by the coding sequence ATGCCTTGGTTCGTATGGCTGCTCGCCGCCGGGGTACTGGGTGCCGCGGAGTTCTTCACCCTGACCTTGGTCTTCGGGTTGCTGGCGGGCGCCGCCCTGGTGGCCGCCGTGGTCGCCGGTGCGGGCATCGGCGCCGCCGGCCAGATCGCCGCCTTCGGGGCGGTGACGGCGGCGGGGCTCCTTCTCGTCCGTCCCGTGGCGCTGCGCCACATGGCACGGCAGCCCCTCACCCGCGAGGGCACCGACGCCCTGATCGGCAGGCGGGCCGAGGTCATGCAGGAAGTCACCGCGACCCACGGCCTGATCAAGCTCTCCGGCGAGGAATGGTCCGCCCGCGCCCTCGACGAGACCTTGGTGATCCCCGTGGGAGCGTTCGTCGACGTCATGGAGATCGACGGTGCCACGGCCATCGTCTATCCCCGGGAACTCCTTCCGTGA
- a CDS encoding TetR/AcrR family transcriptional regulator has product MPRRTGPQQARETLTRQRVLRAAVELADTGGLETLSMRKLGEAVGVEAMSLYNHVANKEDLLDGMVDLVFAEVELPAPDDGWRQAMRQRALSMRHVLSRHRWAIGMMESRSTPGPATLRHHDAVLGCLRQGGLSLTLTAHAVSVLDSYIYGFALQEKTLPFDTPAETAEVAESIMSGFGDGEFPYLTEIATAHVLRPGYSYGDEFEFGLDLILDGLARAAG; this is encoded by the coding sequence GTGCCCCGTCGAACCGGCCCGCAGCAGGCCCGCGAGACGCTCACCCGGCAGCGGGTCCTGCGCGCCGCGGTCGAACTCGCCGACACCGGCGGTTTGGAGACGCTCAGCATGCGCAAGCTGGGCGAGGCCGTCGGGGTCGAGGCGATGTCCTTGTACAACCACGTGGCCAACAAGGAGGACCTGCTGGACGGGATGGTCGATCTGGTCTTCGCCGAGGTCGAACTGCCCGCGCCGGACGACGGCTGGAGACAGGCGATGCGGCAACGGGCGCTTTCCATGCGCCACGTGCTGTCCCGCCACCGCTGGGCGATCGGGATGATGGAGTCCCGGTCCACACCGGGACCGGCCACCCTGCGTCACCATGACGCCGTTCTCGGCTGCCTGCGTCAGGGCGGGCTCTCCCTCACCCTGACCGCCCACGCCGTCTCCGTCCTCGACAGCTACATCTACGGGTTCGCCCTCCAGGAGAAGACCCTGCCCTTCGACACCCCGGCCGAGACCGCCGAAGTGGCGGAGTCCATCATGAGCGGATTCGGTGACGGCGAGTTTCCGTACCTGACCGAGATCGCGACCGCTCACGTTCTGCGGCCCGGGTACTCCTACGGCGACGAGTTCGAGTTCGGTCTGGACCTCATCCTCGACGGCCTCGCGCGGGCGGCGGGCTGA
- a CDS encoding NAD(P)-dependent alcohol dehydrogenase encodes MRNTNEPVTTDGGTTTMAAVVQDRYGAEPEAVLRPARLARPGIGPDEVLVRVRASSVDRGTWHLMAGLPYAVRPVSGLRRPRLPNPGRNIAGVVEAVGRDVTGFAPGDEVYGTAASAFAEYAAARPDRIAPKPAGLTFEEAATVPVSGLTALQAVRDKGRIRSGQQVLITGAAGGVGAFAVQLAHSYGAQVTAVASTSKLDAVRALGADHVSDYTREDFLAGPRRYDVIIDIAGNRRLRDLRRSLTPRGRLIITGGETNGRWLGGTDRQLRAQMLSPFTGQHLGTFISSEHADGLRDLTALIDAGTLRPVVDSVYPLAETAAAVRHLLDGRVIGKLALTLPAE; translated from the coding sequence ATGCGGAACACGAACGAGCCCGTCACAACCGACGGCGGGACCACGACCATGGCCGCCGTCGTGCAGGACCGGTACGGCGCGGAGCCGGAAGCCGTGCTGCGCCCGGCGCGCCTCGCCCGCCCCGGCATCGGGCCGGACGAGGTACTGGTGCGGGTGCGCGCCTCCAGCGTGGACCGGGGGACCTGGCACCTGATGGCCGGTCTGCCGTACGCCGTCCGACCCGTGAGCGGGCTGCGCAGGCCGAGGCTCCCCAACCCCGGCCGCAACATCGCCGGTGTCGTCGAAGCGGTCGGCCGCGACGTGACCGGGTTCGCGCCCGGCGACGAGGTCTACGGCACGGCGGCCTCCGCGTTCGCCGAGTATGCCGCCGCCCGTCCCGACCGGATCGCTCCCAAGCCCGCCGGACTCACCTTCGAGGAGGCCGCGACGGTCCCCGTGAGCGGGCTCACCGCACTCCAGGCGGTGCGCGACAAAGGCAGGATCCGGTCGGGCCAGCAGGTCCTGATCACGGGCGCCGCCGGCGGCGTCGGCGCCTTCGCGGTCCAGCTCGCCCACTCCTACGGCGCCCAGGTCACCGCCGTCGCGAGCACCTCCAAGCTCGACGCCGTGCGGGCCCTGGGCGCCGACCATGTGAGCGACTACACGCGCGAGGACTTCCTCGCCGGCCCGCGCCGCTACGACGTCATCATCGATATCGCGGGCAACCGCCGTCTGCGGGATCTACGCCGGTCCCTGACGCCTCGCGGCCGACTGATCATCACCGGCGGCGAGACGAACGGCCGCTGGCTCGGCGGCACCGACCGCCAGCTCCGCGCCCAGATGCTGTCACCGTTCACAGGCCAGCACCTGGGTACGTTCATCTCCTCCGAGCACGCAGACGGGCTGCGCGACCTGACCGCCCTCATCGACGCGGGCACCCTCCGCCCTGTGGTGGACAGCGTCTATCCGCTCGCCGAGACCGCCGCAGCCGTCCGACACCTCCTCGACGGCCGCGTGATCGGCAAACTGGCGCTCACCCTGCCTGCCGAGTAA
- a CDS encoding PP2C family protein-serine/threonine phosphatase, giving the protein MTKRRSVFRSAGAALVAAVIVAVALTVLDVALAFRVYTGSAMTGGHADSASRNVGALFSTIHTVDEETEHASSAASTGRPVQAPYAIRVRALAEDIDADARPLGLEAQSSALSAALTDWLARPDTGLHPLLAAADVLAAALDAHKAKDREDAVTAQKALLALQMACVTALLLILGGLAFAVWRRIVMPLADLESHLGRTASGTAPDTRIAHRPTPWLGGVLGQAERTLLILKRSQHQADKDREALRTDAAASDGLRRILNAQHSPGSGVAVHGSIHTAEGVIAGDFLGTLALPDGTTVLLQGDVAGHGTDAGLLAVQIKSAVLAVLRLDPDPRTAAAAAWTVIEPEDERFTTLVVAVLDPGTGRLAWLNAGHEIALLRRADGTVEELGPTGPVIGPFIADPDGMWEVRYCPLDPGDLVVLATDGLTEARNSAGAMLGREAVTDAVARDGTDPREVVDLLYRVAEDHGTDWDRDDTTVLAAMTEECGGHATNAQDGSAS; this is encoded by the coding sequence GTGACCAAGAGACGTTCCGTCTTCCGCTCTGCCGGAGCGGCGCTGGTGGCCGCCGTGATCGTGGCGGTGGCGCTGACCGTGCTGGACGTCGCGCTCGCGTTCCGGGTCTACACCGGCAGCGCGATGACCGGCGGTCATGCCGACAGCGCCAGCCGCAACGTGGGCGCGCTGTTCTCCACCATCCACACCGTCGACGAGGAGACCGAGCACGCCTCCTCCGCCGCCTCCACCGGAAGACCGGTGCAGGCCCCGTACGCGATCCGCGTCAGGGCTCTGGCCGAGGACATCGACGCCGATGCCCGCCCGCTCGGCCTGGAAGCGCAGAGTTCGGCGCTCAGTGCCGCGCTCACCGACTGGCTCGCCCGGCCCGACACCGGCCTCCATCCCCTCCTCGCCGCCGCCGACGTCCTGGCCGCCGCCCTCGACGCGCACAAGGCGAAGGACCGCGAGGACGCCGTCACCGCCCAGAAGGCCCTGCTCGCCCTCCAGATGGCCTGCGTCACCGCCCTCCTGCTCATCCTGGGCGGTCTGGCGTTCGCGGTGTGGCGCAGAATCGTCATGCCGCTCGCCGACCTCGAATCCCATCTCGGACGTACCGCCAGCGGTACCGCCCCCGACACCCGCATCGCCCACCGCCCGACCCCGTGGCTCGGCGGGGTGCTCGGCCAAGCCGAACGCACCCTCCTGATCCTGAAGAGGTCCCAGCACCAGGCCGACAAGGACCGCGAGGCCCTGCGCACCGACGCCGCCGCCTCCGACGGGCTGCGCCGCATCCTGAACGCCCAGCACTCCCCCGGCTCCGGCGTGGCCGTCCACGGCAGCATCCACACGGCCGAAGGCGTCATCGCGGGCGACTTCCTCGGCACCCTCGCTCTGCCCGACGGCACCACCGTCCTCCTCCAGGGCGATGTCGCCGGCCACGGCACCGATGCCGGTCTGCTCGCGGTCCAGATCAAGAGCGCCGTCCTCGCCGTCCTCCGCCTCGATCCCGACCCCCGCACCGCGGCGGCCGCCGCCTGGACCGTGATCGAACCCGAGGACGAACGCTTCACCACCCTCGTCGTCGCCGTCCTCGACCCCGGCACCGGCCGCCTCGCCTGGCTGAACGCCGGTCATGAGATCGCCCTGCTCCGCCGGGCCGACGGCACCGTCGAGGAACTCGGTCCCACCGGACCGGTGATCGGCCCGTTCATCGCCGACCCCGACGGCATGTGGGAGGTGCGGTACTGCCCGCTCGACCCCGGCGACCTGGTCGTACTGGCCACCGACGGTCTCACCGAAGCCCGCAATAGCGCAGGGGCGATGCTCGGCCGGGAGGCGGTCACCGACGCCGTGGCCCGCGACGGGACCGACCCACGCGAGGTGGTCGACCTTCTCTACCGGGTCGCCGAGGACCACGGCACGGACTGGGACCGCGACGACACCACCGTCCTCGCCGCGATGACCGAGGAATGCGGCGGCCATGCCACCAACGCACAGGACGGATCGGCGTCCTGA